The proteins below are encoded in one region of Elusimicrobiaceae bacterium:
- a CDS encoding efflux RND transporter periplasmic adaptor subunit, whose product MNILKTFFSKLWHMPWWLKLIIILLIVAGGWWLHKRFIRKPPMPKYKLAEVKKGEIKDIVKASGPLAPINTTEVGALVSGEILKIYVDYNSKVKKGDLMALIDPTQVQAAYEQAQASLSSAKEELESVKMTYNLAQANLKRYQTLYRKNYVAKTDLEQYELAFANAKSGLNSAQSRVIQAQASLDRAQKDLDNTRIIAPIDGTVLGKKVSEGQSLTSGYATPEMFTLAQDLTKMQIEAKVSEADVVKIKQGQEAAFTLDGYPDEKFKGTIRQVRTNYSASSSSNSSSNSTTTYMVVIDVDNTEGKFMPGMTATITITADDKKDVLLVPNEALRFSPSFNKEKFTTTGVWVMQRGEKPKRVDVSIGIIAEKETEIKSGDLQVGQKVILSEDKTGQMAEGFGRRRR is encoded by the coding sequence ATGAACATACTAAAAACTTTCTTTTCTAAACTATGGCACATGCCGTGGTGGCTTAAATTAATTATTATCCTGCTCATCGTAGCGGGCGGCTGGTGGTTGCATAAACGTTTCATTCGCAAACCTCCTATGCCTAAATATAAACTGGCCGAGGTGAAAAAAGGCGAAATTAAGGACATTGTCAAAGCGTCCGGTCCTTTGGCTCCGATTAATACAACCGAAGTGGGCGCGCTGGTGTCCGGTGAGATTTTGAAAATCTATGTGGATTACAATTCGAAGGTGAAGAAAGGGGATTTAATGGCCTTGATTGACCCGACCCAAGTGCAGGCGGCTTATGAACAGGCGCAGGCCAGTTTGTCTTCTGCCAAAGAGGAATTGGAATCGGTCAAGATGACCTATAATTTAGCGCAGGCCAACCTTAAACGCTATCAAACTTTGTATAGGAAAAACTATGTGGCTAAGACGGATTTGGAGCAATATGAGCTAGCCTTTGCCAATGCCAAAAGCGGCTTAAATTCGGCTCAGTCTCGTGTCATCCAAGCGCAAGCTAGCTTAGACCGTGCGCAAAAAGATTTGGACAATACCCGCATTATTGCGCCGATTGACGGCACGGTGCTGGGTAAAAAAGTAAGCGAAGGGCAATCCTTAACTTCCGGTTATGCCACGCCGGAAATGTTTACTTTGGCGCAAGATTTGACCAAAATGCAAATTGAAGCCAAAGTGTCTGAAGCCGATGTGGTTAAAATTAAACAAGGACAAGAGGCCGCGTTCACGTTAGACGGATATCCGGACGAGAAATTTAAAGGCACCATCCGCCAAGTGCGCACCAATTATTCTGCGTCTTCTTCCTCTAATTCTTCCAGCAACAGCACCACCACATATATGGTCGTAATCGACGTAGATAATACCGAAGGAAAATTTATGCCCGGGATGACGGCTACTATTACCATTACCGCAGATGACAAAAAAGATGTTTTATTAGTGCCTAATGAAGCGTTACGGTTTTCCCCCTCTTTCAATAAAGAAAAATTTACGACCACCGGTGTGTGGGTGATGCAGCGTGGTGAAAAACCCAAACGCGTGGATGTGTCGATTGGCATTATTGCTGAGAAAGAAACCGAAATTAAATCCGGCGATTTACAAGTAGGACAAAAAGTCATTCTTTCCGAAGATAAAACCGGACAAATGGCAGAAGGTTTTGGCCGCCGCAGAAGATAA
- a CDS encoding DMT family protein, whose product MWKPFALLVVSNLFMTAAWYGHLKYKGTALWAVILISWGIAFFEYCLLIPANRLGSAYFTVTQLKVAQEIITLTVFAIFSALYFHEHFRWNHLLAFCLLVCAVFLIFKKW is encoded by the coding sequence ATGTGGAAACCTTTTGCTTTATTAGTAGTTTCTAATCTATTCATGACGGCCGCGTGGTATGGACACCTCAAATACAAAGGGACTGCTCTGTGGGCAGTAATACTAATTAGTTGGGGAATTGCCTTCTTTGAGTATTGTTTGTTAATACCGGCTAACCGACTCGGTAGCGCTTATTTTACCGTTACACAACTTAAAGTAGCACAAGAAATCATTACCTTAACGGTATTTGCGATATTCTCGGCCTTATATTTCCATGAACACTTCCGCTGGAATCACTTGCTGGCATTTTGCTTACTGGTGTGCGCCGTATTTTTAATTTTTAAGAAATGGTAG
- a CDS encoding DUF3108 domain-containing protein — MTTKIAFAFVLPLLLLACHSRQQNAVVTSTPQQTKQETITQTDYTPTPVTEVKTATVSAAPSAQKIVVTTPKPRTTASTAAPSKTTVQQATTVPAPVEPEIKAPLAQQPTFDHEDTIDLTNRLLHPYASESLEKDKPQQAPWAYEQLKYGIYYSFVKAGTAYIHNRGLMQINGRPTYLLQTTAFSAAAIDAVFKVRDINQSWLDAAELYSLGYGQSVREGNYKRDEWLTFDYTNHQYRGQIRKKEAPKNIQGPLEIKVLDVLSALYYVRAQKIEIGRDIIFDIVNREKQYPLVVKVLKKETVKTAAGKFNCVVVEPQIREEGIFVSKGKSLKVWLTDDEYKMPVKMSVEVFIGSVSAELLAYQRQAPTNIL, encoded by the coding sequence ATGACTACTAAAATAGCATTCGCATTTGTCCTCCCTTTGCTACTTTTAGCCTGCCACAGCCGTCAACAAAACGCTGTCGTCACTTCTACCCCCCAACAAACCAAACAAGAAACTATTACACAAACCGACTACACACCAACGCCTGTTACGGAAGTGAAAACCGCTACGGTATCTGCGGCTCCTTCCGCTCAAAAGATCGTCGTAACTACGCCGAAACCTCGCACCACCGCTTCCACGGCGGCGCCCAGCAAGACAACTGTGCAACAGGCCACCACTGTCCCTGCTCCCGTCGAACCGGAAATAAAAGCTCCGCTTGCCCAACAACCCACTTTTGACCACGAAGATACCATTGATTTGACCAATCGTTTACTACACCCGTATGCCTCTGAATCTTTAGAAAAAGATAAGCCGCAACAGGCGCCTTGGGCATACGAACAGTTAAAATACGGTATTTATTATTCTTTTGTGAAAGCCGGAACTGCTTATATTCACAACCGCGGACTCATGCAAATCAACGGCCGGCCGACCTACTTATTACAAACAACCGCATTCTCCGCAGCTGCAATTGATGCCGTGTTCAAAGTGCGGGATATCAACCAGTCTTGGCTGGACGCAGCAGAACTCTACTCCCTCGGATACGGACAAAGTGTTCGGGAAGGCAATTACAAACGCGATGAATGGCTTACTTTTGATTATACAAACCACCAATATCGAGGACAAATTCGAAAAAAAGAAGCCCCCAAAAATATCCAGGGGCCGCTGGAAATAAAAGTATTAGATGTGCTCAGTGCTTTATACTATGTGCGTGCCCAGAAAATAGAAATCGGCCGAGATATTATTTTTGACATTGTCAATCGGGAAAAACAATATCCGTTAGTCGTAAAAGTATTAAAAAAAGAAACTGTTAAAACCGCCGCCGGCAAATTTAATTGTGTAGTCGTAGAACCGCAAATACGCGAAGAAGGCATTTTTGTATCCAAAGGAAAAAGTCTCAAAGTCTGGCTAACAGATGATGAGTATAAAATGCCTGTCAAAATGTCGGTGGAAGTGTTTATCGGCTCTGTATCGGCGGAGCTGTTGGCTTATCAAAGACAAGCCCCTACAAATATTTTATAA
- a CDS encoding HAD family hydrolase, with amino-acid sequence MSNKIKAVFFDRDGTLIHERPGTYLSDPAAVRLYAPVPKALARLTKAGFQLFIVSNQSGIGRGYFTEKEVLAVHNRLKELLKPIQIRDIVFCPHAPDQACSCRKPGTLLGEQLIQKYNIDVSHSFMVGDKKADILFGQKLGCRAVLVTTANGKHHLQKYPDLKPDFIASDMLTAARYILKEDKQDDY; translated from the coding sequence ATGTCAAATAAAATAAAAGCTGTTTTCTTTGACCGTGACGGCACATTAATCCACGAAAGACCGGGCACTTATCTATCCGATCCGGCTGCGGTGCGATTGTATGCTCCCGTCCCTAAAGCCTTGGCTCGGCTTACCAAAGCCGGCTTTCAACTTTTTATTGTTTCCAATCAATCCGGTATTGGTCGCGGTTACTTTACGGAAAAGGAAGTGCTGGCGGTACATAACCGTTTGAAAGAACTATTAAAACCGATTCAAATACGTGATATTGTATTTTGCCCGCACGCGCCCGATCAGGCTTGTTCCTGCCGTAAACCAGGCACTTTACTGGGCGAGCAATTGATTCAAAAATACAATATCGATGTCAGCCATTCCTTTATGGTGGGAGATAAAAAAGCAGATATACTCTTTGGTCAAAAATTGGGTTGCCGCGCAGTACTGGTAACAACTGCCAACGGTAAACATCATTTGCAAAAATATCCCGATCTAAAACCTGATTTCATTGCGTCTGATATGCTGACTGCGGCACGATATATTTTGAAAGAGGACAAACAAGATGACTACTAA
- a CDS encoding TolC family protein, whose protein sequence is MKKISILMSSLLLICGLNAQSLPTISDAQTADESVQAIQALADEAGELPSLDGELTVQDCVRIALANSPKAISARLAVQSAAVSLSNAKNVLLPKVSAEIQTGATNTKIAGAPRNNDQQVSSSIDASLSISGLTDIGRTIRTQQLALEQAQLSLANTENAIVASVKNAYYALLAAQRTVQIRTQSRDLYQDQYDRTKAFYDQGLRPKVDVTTAEVDLNNAILSLIRATNLAKTKNSTLANVMGVTHAEEFKLNGEIETEEFTYTFEQALTQAYAQRPDVHSSKTGLRIQEIKLTQAKAAYWPTFTMGAVFSKSGDEFKLDNDQTRLFAGVEIPIFSALKVYNGVKQAKINLASAQNSDRSLSNDVYLEVQNAFVKLNEAAESIPVAVSNVEKAKENMELAQGRYNEGIGDMISLKDAQVAYTNAELSLLTARYDYAVALAELKQAMGAK, encoded by the coding sequence ATGAAAAAAATATCCATTTTAATGAGTAGTTTACTATTAATTTGTGGGCTAAATGCACAAAGTTTGCCTACCATTTCAGACGCGCAAACGGCAGATGAATCGGTGCAAGCGATTCAAGCCTTAGCAGACGAGGCAGGCGAGCTCCCCTCTTTGGACGGTGAGTTGACGGTGCAGGATTGTGTACGTATTGCTTTGGCCAATAGTCCCAAAGCAATTAGTGCTCGCTTGGCGGTACAATCGGCGGCAGTTTCTTTAAGTAATGCTAAAAATGTGCTATTGCCTAAAGTATCGGCGGAGATACAAACGGGTGCCACCAACACGAAAATAGCGGGAGCACCACGCAATAATGACCAACAAGTATCTTCTTCTATTGACGCAAGCCTGAGTATTTCTGGGTTGACCGATATCGGGCGGACGATTCGTACGCAACAATTAGCTTTAGAACAAGCGCAACTGTCCTTGGCTAATACCGAAAATGCCATTGTGGCCAGTGTTAAAAATGCCTATTATGCGTTGTTGGCGGCGCAACGGACAGTGCAAATTCGTACCCAATCGCGTGATTTATACCAAGATCAATATGACCGCACAAAAGCCTTCTATGATCAAGGACTGCGCCCGAAGGTGGATGTTACGACCGCGGAAGTGGATCTAAATAATGCTATTTTAAGTTTGATTCGGGCCACGAATTTAGCAAAAACTAAAAATTCTACGTTGGCCAATGTGATGGGCGTTACGCATGCGGAAGAATTCAAATTAAACGGAGAGATTGAAACCGAAGAATTTACTTATACGTTTGAGCAAGCCTTAACGCAAGCATATGCCCAACGTCCCGATGTACACTCTTCTAAAACGGGCCTGCGTATCCAAGAAATCAAACTCACGCAAGCTAAAGCAGCTTATTGGCCTACTTTTACCATGGGGGCTGTTTTTAGCAAGAGCGGCGATGAATTTAAGTTGGACAATGATCAAACTCGTTTGTTTGCCGGAGTGGAAATTCCTATTTTCAGCGCGTTGAAAGTATATAACGGAGTTAAACAGGCGAAGATTAATTTGGCCTCTGCACAAAACAGTGATCGCAGTTTATCCAACGATGTATATTTGGAAGTACAAAATGCTTTTGTAAAATTAAACGAAGCGGCAGAAAGCATTCCGGTAGCGGTTTCTAATGTGGAAAAAGCAAAGGAAAATATGGAATTGGCTCAAGGCCGTTATAATGAAGGTATCGGCGATATGATTTCTTTGAAAGATGCGCAAGTCGCTTATACTAATGCGGAACTGAGCCTACTTACCGCGCGCTATGATTACGCGGTAGCGTTGGCAGAACTTAAACAAGCAATGGGTGCAAAATAA
- a CDS encoding tetratricopeptide repeat protein, producing MAKNTTQNNQDSLTLFVSKTIDYCKAHAKLVLGSVIVIAVVLAAVAGYTSHQEKVRQNSWAQYYAVQVALFTQGQAQATQAVEALTAAYPNSDAAYYGQLLLADVLFTQENYAQAADMYQKLMTAKNAHVRTVAAISLAGAQQATQDYAASIKTAQEFIAHNPTSFALPQAYLTLAISQELSGDKTAALDTYKKILEDYTKTYFGVFAKDKITQLTK from the coding sequence ATGGCTAAAAATACTACTCAAAATAATCAAGATTCTTTGACTTTGTTCGTTTCTAAAACGATTGACTATTGCAAAGCCCATGCCAAACTGGTGTTGGGAAGTGTGATAGTAATTGCCGTCGTATTGGCGGCTGTCGCTGGGTATACGTCCCATCAAGAAAAAGTGCGTCAAAACAGTTGGGCACAATACTACGCGGTCCAAGTGGCACTATTTACGCAAGGACAAGCCCAAGCTACTCAAGCGGTAGAAGCTCTGACGGCCGCTTATCCGAATTCTGATGCGGCTTATTACGGACAGTTGTTGCTGGCAGATGTGCTTTTCACACAAGAAAACTATGCACAAGCAGCGGATATGTACCAAAAATTGATGACGGCCAAAAATGCGCACGTGCGCACTGTTGCCGCTATTTCTTTGGCAGGGGCCCAACAAGCCACGCAAGATTATGCCGCCTCCATCAAAACGGCACAAGAGTTCATCGCACATAATCCGACCAGCTTTGCTTTACCCCAAGCTTACCTTACTTTAGCTATTAGTCAAGAACTCTCCGGCGACAAAACTGCCGCCTTGGACACTTACAAAAAAATCTTGGAAGACTATACCAAAACTTATTTTGGTGTGTTTGCCAAAGATAAAATTACACAATTAACCAAATAA
- the rfaE1 gene encoding D-glycero-beta-D-manno-heptose-7-phosphate kinase, translating to MKTVTTKRLKEILRAFKGKEMIVVGDVMLDHFIKGSVSRISPEAPVPVVAVNKEFFVAGGAGNVAVNLAALGAKPTLISVVGRDAGGEILKEFLRKQQVNIQGIAEDYDRPTTQKIRVMAEQQQIVRYDRESKHTISPAVSVECMQNFNHALKTAKGVILSDYGKGMLSDSNIKTLVDACRKRKIPVCVDPKLDNFKKYKNITCMTPNTKEAWEGAGLSPQSGEEAIEKLGQKILKMLQADSILITRSADGMSLFEKGKAKPTTVKATAQEVYDVTGAGDTVISVFTLALACGAKLHEAAVLSNYAAGIVVSKSGTATATVQEIEKVLP from the coding sequence ATGAAAACCGTAACAACCAAAAGACTCAAAGAAATTTTACGCGCTTTTAAAGGCAAAGAAATGATCGTGGTCGGCGATGTGATGCTAGATCACTTTATCAAGGGCTCTGTCTCTCGCATATCACCGGAAGCTCCGGTGCCTGTGGTGGCAGTAAACAAGGAATTTTTTGTAGCCGGCGGAGCGGGTAACGTAGCCGTCAATTTGGCGGCTTTAGGTGCCAAGCCTACCTTGATATCTGTCGTCGGTCGGGATGCCGGCGGTGAAATTTTGAAAGAATTTTTGCGCAAACAACAAGTTAACATTCAGGGGATTGCAGAAGATTATGACCGCCCTACCACGCAAAAAATCCGTGTTATGGCAGAGCAACAACAAATCGTCCGCTATGACCGCGAAAGTAAACACACTATTTCTCCGGCAGTAAGCGTGGAATGTATGCAGAATTTTAATCACGCACTTAAAACGGCCAAAGGGGTTATTTTATCCGACTACGGTAAAGGAATGCTCAGCGACAGCAATATCAAAACTTTGGTAGACGCCTGCCGCAAACGCAAAATCCCCGTATGTGTGGATCCTAAGTTGGATAATTTCAAAAAATACAAAAATATTACTTGTATGACCCCCAACACGAAAGAAGCTTGGGAAGGAGCCGGTTTATCCCCCCAAAGCGGCGAAGAAGCCATCGAAAAATTGGGTCAGAAAATTTTGAAAATGTTACAGGCTGATTCTATTTTAATTACCCGTAGTGCAGACGGTATGAGTTTGTTTGAAAAAGGAAAAGCCAAACCCACCACCGTAAAAGCCACCGCACAGGAAGTATATGATGTAACAGGTGCGGGTGACACGGTAATTTCTGTTTTCACTTTAGCCTTAGCCTGCGGAGCCAAACTGCATGAAGCCGCCGTACTGTCCAACTATGCAGCCGGCATTGTGGTGAGCAAATCTGGCACGGCTACCGCCACCGTACAAGAGATCGAAAAGGTACTACCATGA
- the mutY gene encoding A/G-specific adenine glycosylase encodes MKQFAPLLLKWYGVHKRTLPWRDIKDPYKIWISEIILQQTRVAQGYDYFVRFIKKFPDVKSLAAAKEDEVLKLWQGLGYYSRARNLHAAAKSMGGVFPRTYEGVRALKGVGDYTAAAICSFAYNMPHAVVDGNVYRVLSRVFGIDTPIDSTVGKKEFSARAQELLDKQNAGDYNQAIMDFGATCCTPQAPQCGSCPMRKFCVACEKNLQDKLPVKTQKTKISTRYFHYIYVEQGKFTWLHKRGAGDVWQNLYELPLLETPTEKLDVSAEKQLKKWFGAAQVMPAGKPVKHVLSHRIIYAHIYKVVLPPTRKVPTEFLRVPIKNLPKYAISRLVQKLLEKI; translated from the coding sequence ATGAAACAGTTTGCCCCCCTCCTCTTAAAGTGGTACGGCGTACATAAGCGCACGTTGCCTTGGCGGGATATCAAAGACCCCTATAAAATTTGGATTTCCGAAATTATCCTGCAGCAAACCCGCGTGGCACAGGGGTATGATTATTTTGTGCGTTTTATCAAAAAATTTCCGGACGTTAAAAGTTTAGCCGCCGCCAAAGAGGATGAGGTGCTCAAACTATGGCAGGGCCTTGGCTATTACAGCCGCGCGCGCAATTTACACGCGGCGGCCAAAAGTATGGGCGGAGTTTTCCCCCGCACTTACGAGGGCGTGCGCGCACTCAAGGGAGTGGGCGATTATACGGCGGCGGCTATTTGTTCGTTTGCCTATAATATGCCGCATGCGGTGGTGGACGGAAATGTATATCGGGTGCTATCCCGCGTGTTCGGCATAGATACGCCGATAGACAGTACCGTTGGGAAAAAAGAATTTTCGGCACGGGCGCAAGAGCTACTCGATAAGCAAAATGCCGGCGATTATAATCAAGCCATCATGGATTTCGGGGCGACGTGTTGTACGCCGCAAGCGCCGCAGTGTGGCAGTTGTCCGATGCGGAAATTTTGTGTGGCTTGTGAGAAAAATCTGCAAGATAAATTGCCCGTCAAAACGCAAAAGACTAAAATTTCTACACGTTACTTCCATTATATATATGTGGAGCAAGGTAAATTTACGTGGCTTCATAAACGCGGGGCAGGCGATGTATGGCAAAATTTATATGAGCTGCCTCTTTTAGAGACACCGACGGAAAAATTGGATGTTTCGGCTGAAAAGCAACTCAAAAAATGGTTTGGCGCGGCGCAGGTAATGCCTGCCGGAAAGCCGGTCAAACACGTTTTGTCACACCGCATTATCTATGCACATATATATAAAGTAGTACTCCCCCCCACTCGCAAAGTACCGACGGAATTTTTGCGCGTGCCGATTAAAAATTTACCGAAATACGCTATCTCTCGCCTGGTGCAAAAATTATTGGAAAAGATATAA
- the lpxK gene encoding tetraacyldisaccharide 4'-kinase, which produces MDALKLREKWKQNWAGRFLLLIASKIYGLGVYLNRLAYENGWKAVRSVNSRVVCIGNITAGGTGKTTAVLLAAMALAKEGIRVSIVSRGYKRQQQNKDEVVILFDNPDADWRLAGDEPYMMSRLLIQYKVPIVIGRNRAAAATEALRRFKSQIILLDDGLQHHALKRDANIILIDAKNPFGGGHLLPLGNLREPLSALKRANLVVLTHCDQVDMRSLEETKDKIREYNDLVDIVESVHEPDYYFDVCNAQKVDLKEIKGEVTCFSALGHPETFENTLKGLGLTLKQVWRFPDHQRYTEEHLRTFEQTRHGLPLVTTFKDFVKFPDNWREILTTDVYVLSVNLKIRGGEGEFDKFTDALYPKFSRMRR; this is translated from the coding sequence ATGGACGCACTCAAATTACGGGAAAAATGGAAACAAAATTGGGCGGGACGATTTCTTTTGTTAATAGCCAGCAAAATATATGGATTAGGGGTATATTTGAACCGATTGGCCTACGAGAACGGTTGGAAGGCGGTGCGGTCCGTCAATTCTCGGGTGGTGTGTATCGGCAATATCACAGCCGGAGGAACCGGTAAAACTACGGCAGTGTTGCTAGCCGCTATGGCACTGGCCAAAGAAGGAATAAGAGTGAGTATTGTGTCGCGCGGATATAAACGCCAGCAACAAAATAAAGACGAGGTGGTTATTTTGTTCGATAATCCAGATGCGGACTGGCGCTTGGCCGGAGATGAGCCGTATATGATGAGCCGTTTGCTCATCCAATATAAAGTACCCATTGTCATCGGTCGCAACCGTGCAGCCGCCGCCACGGAAGCATTGCGCCGCTTCAAAAGCCAGATTATTTTGTTAGACGACGGATTACAACACCATGCATTAAAAAGAGATGCTAACATTATTTTAATTGATGCTAAAAATCCGTTTGGAGGTGGGCACCTGTTACCGTTGGGAAATTTGCGCGAGCCGTTGTCTGCACTTAAAAGAGCTAATTTGGTGGTGCTGACACATTGTGATCAGGTGGACATGCGGAGCTTGGAAGAAACGAAAGATAAAATCCGCGAATATAACGATTTGGTAGATATAGTTGAAAGTGTGCATGAGCCGGATTATTATTTCGACGTATGCAACGCGCAAAAAGTGGATTTGAAAGAAATCAAAGGCGAAGTAACTTGCTTTAGTGCCTTAGGCCATCCGGAGACTTTTGAAAATACCTTAAAGGGGTTGGGCTTGACGCTAAAGCAAGTGTGGCGTTTCCCGGATCATCAACGTTACACGGAGGAGCATTTGCGTACTTTTGAACAGACGCGTCACGGTCTGCCTTTGGTGACTACCTTTAAGGATTTTGTGAAGTTCCCGGATAATTGGCGCGAGATTTTAACTACGGATGTATATGTACTTTCCGTCAATCTAAAAATTCGCGGAGGGGAAGGGGAATTTGATAAATTTACCGACGCTCTTTATCCCAAATTCTCTCGTATGAGAAGATAA
- a CDS encoding pilin, protein MSRKAFTLIELLIVVLIIGILSAIAIPMYQSAVDKSRWSTLLAPAKALQTAQAAAHMETGAYADNTSALVVSLAGEAEDNKYIMADAEYSIDTKNDNQSTITGALTALPNVRLSMFLKDPETYLFCDAKTGDSRAERLCGSLLGGTKASTKDGYTKYLLDYPGPCAWANSTGQCYTSEEARCTALGMPYNNGTCGYKNENGATINEGGVCDGDDSWGNNSNSAERYEHQCRHAIVNEDAICLSSGYGSCADSEINNGGICKVTGRQYGCIRAIINAGGVCLGEGGQNSCINVTVNGGKCIAKTSGACAGGTYTNGGCCEDYGQGYCPSDAPKC, encoded by the coding sequence ATGTCAAGGAAAGCCTTTACTTTAATTGAATTACTAATCGTAGTTCTGATTATCGGTATTTTGTCAGCTATTGCTATCCCCATGTATCAAAGTGCAGTAGATAAGAGCCGCTGGAGCACTTTATTAGCTCCGGCCAAAGCCTTGCAAACTGCCCAAGCCGCTGCTCATATGGAAACCGGAGCTTATGCCGATAATACCAGCGCCTTGGTGGTGTCGTTAGCAGGCGAAGCCGAAGACAATAAATATATTATGGCTGACGCAGAATATAGTATTGATACCAAAAACGATAATCAAAGCACGATTACGGGAGCATTAACGGCATTACCCAATGTGCGCTTATCCATGTTCTTAAAAGATCCGGAAACGTATTTATTTTGTGATGCTAAGACTGGGGATAGTAGAGCCGAGCGCTTATGCGGGAGTTTATTAGGTGGTACGAAAGCCAGCACGAAGGACGGCTACACAAAATATCTATTAGATTATCCCGGCCCATGTGCATGGGCTAACAGTACGGGACAATGTTATACTAGCGAAGAAGCACGTTGCACAGCTTTGGGTATGCCATATAATAATGGAACATGTGGATATAAGAACGAAAATGGTGCTACGATTAATGAAGGCGGTGTTTGTGACGGTGATGACAGTTGGGGTAATAACAGTAATAGTGCTGAGAGATATGAACATCAATGTCGTCATGCAATCGTAAATGAAGATGCAATTTGTCTTTCAAGTGGTTATGGATCCTGTGCAGATTCTGAAATAAATAATGGAGGAATTTGTAAAGTAACAGGAAGACAATATGGTTGTATTCGGGCAATTATTAATGCAGGAGGCGTATGTCTTGGAGAGGGGGGGCAAAATTCTTGCATAAATGTTACAGTTAACGGTGGAAAATGTATTGCAAAAACTTCAGGGGCATGTGCGGGAGGCACCTACACTAATGGTGGGTGTTGCGAAGATTATGGACAAGGTTATTGCCCGTCAGACGCTCCAAAATGTTAG
- a CDS encoding outer membrane protein transport protein, translating into MKNTIKKLVAVVLPFVMFAVTAQGAGFALYEYSARGVAMGGATVANEAEPASLATNPSLITELEGTQVQLGGTVVTAHAKATVNGDARSLKKDVWALPNFYATYQWSDQVYFGIGGFSRYGLGGEYKDHRNWTGSTLAYKVELETFSFTPTIAVKLSDEVSVAMGLEAMTIDFKQSSLLSPPLGDASQYRIHGTGISWGGNYSFTYRPQWAEKWAFGAMYRTKVKQNLNGGIDARMNYPARNIYDADAKGAITLPDSVTAGLSFRPTDNWTLEAGIIGTFWSSYDQILIEYKDMEATPTIHNMKNYKDTFRLNFGTEYWFLQNWAVRAGYVFDKSPINRHSMDTLVPVDDRHIGSIGFGYRNDTWSVDIAYAHIFGRNLNGTASTQYNSMPMKYSEGRSDMYSLTVGYKF; encoded by the coding sequence ATGAAAAATACAATTAAAAAACTAGTGGCGGTTGTTTTGCCATTTGTGATGTTTGCTGTCACCGCACAAGGTGCCGGCTTTGCGCTGTATGAATACAGTGCCCGCGGCGTCGCTATGGGAGGCGCCACTGTGGCCAACGAAGCTGAACCGGCTTCTTTAGCTACTAACCCGTCTTTGATTACAGAGTTGGAAGGTACGCAAGTACAATTAGGCGGCACCGTTGTAACGGCTCATGCAAAAGCAACTGTTAACGGTGATGCCCGCTCTTTAAAAAAAGATGTTTGGGCATTACCTAATTTCTACGCTACCTACCAATGGAGCGACCAAGTTTATTTTGGTATCGGCGGTTTTTCACGCTATGGATTAGGCGGCGAATATAAAGATCACCGAAACTGGACTGGCAGTACCTTAGCTTATAAAGTGGAATTGGAAACCTTCTCTTTCACCCCGACCATTGCAGTAAAACTCAGTGATGAAGTTTCCGTAGCGATGGGCTTAGAAGCTATGACAATTGATTTTAAACAATCTTCTTTATTGTCTCCGCCATTGGGAGATGCTTCTCAATACAGAATCCATGGTACCGGTATCAGTTGGGGGGGAAATTACTCCTTTACCTATCGTCCGCAGTGGGCTGAAAAATGGGCCTTCGGCGCGATGTATCGCACTAAAGTAAAACAAAATTTAAATGGTGGTATTGATGCCCGCATGAATTATCCAGCACGCAACATTTATGATGCAGATGCGAAAGGCGCCATTACCTTGCCCGACAGTGTCACGGCTGGTTTGTCCTTCCGCCCGACGGATAACTGGACGTTAGAAGCCGGCATCATAGGCACTTTCTGGAGCTCTTACGACCAAATCTTAATCGAATACAAAGATATGGAAGCCACGCCGACTATCCATAATATGAAGAATTATAAAGACACATTCCGTCTCAATTTTGGTACGGAATATTGGTTCCTCCAAAATTGGGCCGTGCGCGCCGGATATGTATTTGATAAATCTCCGATTAATCGCCATTCCATGGACACACTGGTCCCGGTGGACGATCGCCATATCGGCAGTATCGGATTTGGCTACCGCAACGATACATGGAGTGTTGACATTGCTTATGCTCATATCTTCGGCAGAAATTTAAATGGAACTGCCAGCACCCAATATAATTCCATGCCCATGAAATACTCCGAAGGTCGCAGCGATATGTATAGCTTGACCGTAGGATATAAGTTCTAA